A single genomic interval of Saccharothrix saharensis harbors:
- a CDS encoding MerR family transcriptional regulator, whose protein sequence is MSKIRITRLAEITGFTPATIRFYENTGLLPAASRTSSGHRVYDDSDVDRLRFIARGKHMGLALDEIRELVHSCGDDLGTADLGRVLGTLRTRITEVNERVAELSTFSAQLVSTLWAVRSQHVPGSVSVEPTCREHWARVLSHPHTRRHGDDSITFTFPGGPALVPVLTDLVAHEVGCGAPAVILLRCTGHTTVLEVAAAEATRRLIADLSGESTSVE, encoded by the coding sequence GTGTCGAAGATCCGCATCACCAGGCTCGCCGAGATCACCGGCTTCACCCCGGCCACGATCCGGTTCTACGAGAACACGGGACTGCTCCCCGCCGCGTCCCGCACGTCCAGCGGCCATCGCGTCTACGACGACAGCGATGTCGACCGATTGCGGTTCATCGCCCGCGGGAAGCACATGGGCCTGGCGCTCGACGAGATCCGCGAACTGGTCCACAGCTGCGGCGACGACCTCGGCACCGCGGACCTCGGCCGGGTGCTGGGCACTCTTCGCACGAGGATCACCGAGGTGAACGAGCGGGTCGCGGAGCTGTCCACGTTCTCCGCACAGCTCGTGAGCACGTTGTGGGCGGTCCGTTCGCAGCACGTGCCGGGCAGCGTGTCCGTCGAACCGACGTGCCGGGAGCACTGGGCGCGGGTGCTGTCGCACCCGCACACCCGCCGCCACGGTGATGACTCGATCACCTTCACGTTCCCGGGCGGTCCGGCGCTGGTGCCCGTCCTGACCGACCTCGTGGCACACGAGGTCGGTTGTGGCGCACCGGCGGTGATCCTGCTGCGCTGCACCGGCCACACCACCGTGCTGGAGGTGGCCGCCGCAGAGGCGACTCGTCGGCTGATCGCCGACTTGTCAGGGGAGTCGACATCGGTTGAGTAG
- a CDS encoding class I SAM-dependent methyltransferase has protein sequence MANLLKKAYDATWGKYVFAGMYDKFLAKVEGYGLSEKRAEFLKPAYGRTIELGTGTGLNLPHYPDTVDELILTEPYPPMVAKLEEKTRNDPRRIQLVVAGAEKLPYPDGYFDTVAAAMILCTVPDPQPALREIERVLKPGGQYLFLEHVRNKDPKVARKQDIIQKGWYWFGNECHCNRPTVQTLQNSSLEIADLQETKMPGAWEFIEAMVIGRAVRPLNPGTKPLSVSTASNGHAHADADCDC, from the coding sequence ATGGCAAACCTTCTGAAGAAGGCCTATGACGCCACGTGGGGGAAGTACGTCTTCGCCGGGATGTACGACAAGTTCCTGGCGAAGGTGGAGGGCTACGGGCTGTCGGAGAAGCGCGCGGAGTTCCTGAAGCCCGCGTACGGCCGGACCATCGAGCTGGGCACCGGCACGGGGTTGAACCTGCCGCACTACCCGGACACCGTCGACGAGTTGATCCTGACCGAGCCGTACCCGCCCATGGTGGCCAAGCTGGAGGAGAAGACCCGCAACGACCCGCGGCGCATCCAGCTCGTCGTGGCGGGCGCGGAGAAGCTGCCCTACCCGGACGGCTACTTCGACACGGTCGCGGCGGCCATGATCCTGTGCACGGTGCCCGATCCGCAGCCGGCGTTGCGGGAGATCGAGCGCGTGCTGAAGCCGGGTGGGCAGTACCTGTTCCTGGAGCACGTCCGCAACAAGGACCCGAAGGTCGCGCGGAAGCAGGACATCATCCAGAAGGGTTGGTACTGGTTCGGCAACGAGTGCCACTGCAACCGCCCGACGGTGCAGACGTTGCAGAACTCGTCGCTGGAGATCGCCGACCTCCAGGAGACCAAGATGCCGGGCGCGTGGGAGTTCATCGAGGCCATGGTCATCGGCCGCGCGGTGCGCCCGCTCAACCCGGGCACGAAGCCGTTGTCCGTGTCGACCGCCTCCAACGGCCACGCGCACGCGGACGCGGACTGCGACTGCTGA